One segment of Engraulis encrasicolus isolate BLACKSEA-1 chromosome 7, IST_EnEncr_1.0, whole genome shotgun sequence DNA contains the following:
- the LOC134453330 gene encoding uncharacterized protein LOC134453330: MSDHGDSSRGPVEEPHGGHGDKRSDAAVKRRMNKNVAAESIPMEKSRGVLCKVCPERAFKSCVTCMASFCEEHVKMHYILPALQKHQLVEATEDLGQGLCLQHHPPFELFCKTDQTPVDPFPKETLAVEEHLIRRGSLNCYQLPTKKSSISEDGNIRRRTFGAKDSKSIIKTILLVGETGAGKTTLLNTMVNYMLGVEPKDRVWFEITEDNKKSQTESQTAVVTVYDVFVKASSLSLQIIDTPGYGSTGGIEFDLEVAESLLGLFRSEDGVHEITAVGLVVKAGQNHLTDHQTYVLSAIMSLFGQDIGKSIVPLITHSDGMSVDNVIASLDKAAVPYAKDSKSGNPVYFMFNNRQSEAYEKGCEALHWSAWDLGYHNMELFLKFLYDSDETQVRMTEDVLRERKGLEAHVSKLKNDIEMEEGKQNELQQIQKALEENKNRIKNNENFTFPVEETFMDKAPIDLPWFVGLLTKKAMCCTTCEENCHYPGCWWVKDLSRCGVMKDGRCTVCRGKCPVSDHVKEKWFYKPKKRLVRKNSVDLRKKYGKQENIAKNLEKEINESKVQMKDLLEESYDCILKLEDIALKKDSMCLLIHLDFLIEKMKEMEDEEKVKKLEEIQNRNSDAQQVRLVRMLSLRLTKSYVTVL, translated from the exons ATGAGTGACCATGGAGACAGCAGCAGAGGCCCAGTGGAGGAACCACATGGGGGCCATGGGGATAAGCGCAGTGACGCTGCAGTCAAAAGAAGAATGAATAAGAATGTGGCTGCAGAAAG TATCCCCATGGAAAAATCCAGAGGTGTGCTCTGCAAAGTCTGCCCAGAGAGGGCTTTTAAGTCCTGTGTCACCTGCATGGCCTCGTTCTGTGAAGAACATGTGAAGATGCACTACATACTTCCAGCACTGCAGAAGCATCAGCTAGTGGAGGCCACTGAAGACCTGGGGCAGGGACTGTGTCTGCAGCACCACCCACCATTTGAGCTGTTTTGCAAAACGGACCAGACTCCAGT AGACCCTTTCCCCAAAGAAACACTGGCTGTAGAGGAGCACCTAATTAGAAGGGGCTCTTTAAACTGCTATCAACTACCAACAAAGAAGAGCAGCATCAGTGAAGATGGGAACATTAGGAGACGGACGTTTGGAGCAAAAGACTCTAAAAGTATAATCAAAACCATCCTTCTAGTTGGAGAAACAGGAGCAGGGAAAACAACTCTCCTCAACACCATGGTCAACTACATGTTGGGGGTGGAGCCTAAAGATAGAGTTTGGTTTGAGATCACAGAAGACAACAAGAAGTCACAAACTGAATCTCAAACAGCAGTGGTCACAGTTTATGATGTTTTTGTGAAAGCAAGTTCCTTGTCACTACAAATTATAGACACTCCAGGTTATGGAAGCACTGGTGGGATTGAGTTTGATCTAGAGGTTGCTGAGTCATTGTTGGGTTTATTCAGATCAGAAGACGGAGTTCATGAGATCACTGCTGTTGGTCTAGTGGTAAAAGCAGGTCAGAATCACCTCACAGACCATCAAACATATGTCTTAAGTGCCATTATGTCCCTTTTTGGCCAAGACATAGGAAAAAGCATAGTGCCACTTATAACACACTCAGATGGTATGTCTGTTGATAATGTAATTGCTTCCCTTGACAAAGCTGCAGTTCCTTATGCCAAAGATAGTAAAAGTGGGAATCCGGTTTATTTCATGTTCAATAACCGTCAATCAGAGGCCTACGAGAAAGGATGTGAAGCCCTTCATTGGAGTGCATGGGACTTGGGATACCACAACATGGAGCTCTTTTTAAAGTTTCTGTACGACTCAGATGAAACACAAGTGAGGATGACAGAAGACGTACTGCGAGAACGAAAAGGTCTGGAAGCCCATGTCTCCAAGCTAAAAAATGACATTGAGATGGAAGAAGGGAAGCAGAATGAGCTTCAGCAGATTCAAAAGGCTTTggaggaaaataaaaatagaatcaAGAACAATGAAAACTTTACCTTTCCAGTTGAAGAGACATTCATGGACAAGGCTCCAATTGACCTGCCATGGTTTGTAGGCCTTTTAACCAAGAAAGCAATGTGCTGCACCACCTGTGAGGAGAACTGCCACTATCCAGGCTGCTGGTGGGTGAAAGACCTCTCCAGGTGCGGCGTCATGAAGGATGGCAGGTGCACTGTGTGTAGAGGAAAGTGCCCTGTCTCTGATCATGTGAAGGAGAAATGGTTCTACAAGCCCAAAAAGCGTTTGGTCCGAAAGAATTCTGTCGatttaagaaaaaaatatgggaaACAAGAGAACATCGCCAAAAACcttgaaaaagaaataaatgagTCAAAAGTTCAAATGAAGGATTTGCTAGAGGAGTCCTACGACTGTATTCTCAAACTGGAAGACATTGCACTGAAAAAAGATTCTATGTGCCTTCTTATTCATCTTGACTTTCTCATTGAAAAGATGAAGGAGatggaagatgaggagaaggttAAGAAACTGGAGGAAATACAAAACAGAAATAGCGATGCACAACAGGTAAGACTGGTACGCATGCTTTCACTAAGACTTACAAAAAGTTACGTGACAGTCTTGTAG
- the LOC134453332 gene encoding solute carrier family 35 member F4, whose amino-acid sequence MSLLKPCDNGRSRLEQLSDSPDGESSVKDEEDEDSEAGGGARDCCSRCPLRAMRRLTWGVVLGGCVALSWAGATHSAKQTLAALHAPYFITWFCSVWNLLLFPIYYLGHLLGAEQRQWPSACFRQCSSFLWDGGVSVRVLLKGAAPFSVLWSLSGYLYLLALHRISTSDTSAVLCCSQAFIFLLSWIGLKDRFMGVRIVAAILSITGIVMMAYADGFHSDSITGVALGVGSASTSALYKVLFRKRVGDFRPGPASVLLSCVGLFSCVLHSWVCVLLYLTHVEYWPQSQAMPWRTLCIMASLLMAFNVLVNLGVALTYSCLISLGVLLSIPASTALDILVTSSVTQLSKVRIAAAGIIAAGYVMLLLPENWDENTLRWCGKLWHVGWREESVIVDELTVDSAGASRMKPKTAGIVALS is encoded by the exons ATGTCCCTCTTGAAACCCT GTGACAATGGTCGATCCCGGTTGGAGCAGCTGTCGGACTCGCCGGACGGGGAGAGCAGCGTcaaggacgaggaggacgaggacagcGAGGCCGGAGGGGGAGCCAGAGACTGCTGCTCCAGATGCCCCCTGCGGGCCATGAGGCGGCTGACCTGGGGCGTGGTGCTGGGGGGCTGCGTGGCCCTGTCCTGGGCCGGAGCCACCCACAGCGCCAAGCAGACCCTGGCCGCGCTGCACGCCCCGTACTTCATCACCTGGTTCTGCAGCGTCTGGAACCTGCTGCTCTTCCCCATCTACTACCTGGGACACCTGCTGGGGGCCGAGCAGAGGCAGTGGCCCAGCGCCTGCTTCAG GCAGTGCAGCAGTTTCCTGTGGGATGGGGGCGTGTCGGTGCGGGTGCTGCTGAAGGGTGCGGCCCCCTTCTCGGTGCTGTGGAGCCTGTCTGGCTACCTGTACCTGCTGGCCCTCCACCGCATCTCCACCAGCGACACCAGCGCcgtgctctgctgcagccaggcCTTCATCTTCCTGCTCTCCTGGATCGGCCTCAAGGACCGCTTCATGGGAGTACGG ATTGTGGCAGCTATTCTGTCCATTACGGGGATTGTCATGATGGCGTACGCTGACGGTTTCCATAGTGACTCCATCACTGGTGTGGCTCTTGGAGTGGGCTCTGCCTCCACGTCTGCCTTGTACAAG GTGTTGTTCAGGAAGCGTGTGGGGGATTTTCGTCCGGGTCCGGCGAGCGTGCTGCTGTCGTGCGTGGGGCTGTTCAGCTGCGTGCTGCACTCCtgggtgtgtgtgctgctctacCTCACCCACGTGGAGTACTGGCCCCAGTCTCAGGCCATGCCCTGGAGGACACTCTGCATCATGGCCTCACTGCTGATGG CTTTCAACGTGTTGGTAAACCTTGGGGTGGCGCTGACGTACTCTTGCCTCATCTCCCTTGGAGTCCTACTCAGCATCCCAGCAAGCACAG CGCTGGACATTTTGGTGACCTCCTCGGTGACCCAGTTAAGCAAAGTGAGGATAGCTGCGGCAGGTATCATCGCGGCCGGCTACGTAATGCTCTTGCTCCCGGAGAACTGGGACGAGAACACCCTGCGCTGGTGTGGCAAGCTCTGGCAcgtggggtggagggaggagagcgtCATCGTGGACGAGCTCACCGTGGACAGCGCCGGGGCATCCCGGATGAAACCCAAAACGGCGGGAATTGTCGCACTGTCCTGA
- the fam89b gene encoding leucine repeat adapter protein 25 — MNGFQQPSPTECPAAGSVCSIEGLPPLPKGLSGILNSSGGSWRDIEKVYSKRTRIQADISKSRVSDSLGRSKPASLDGALAMLRKEMVGLRQLDMSLLCQLWSLYESIQEYKGAFQDISSSLLSESSFTTENGYSEDEEEEEEEETEGGGRGESQDAPRSSLPQPTQNSRDQWIKDSFHIPI, encoded by the exons ATGAACGGATTCCAGCAGCCCAGTCCAACGGAGTGTCCGGCCGCGGGGAGCGTCTGTTCGATTGAGGGCTTGCCTCCGCTGCCCAAAGGCCTGAGCGGCATCCTCAACTCGAGCGGCGGCTCCTGGCGGGACATCGAGAAGGTGTACAGCAAGAGGACACGCATCCAGGCAGACATCAGCAAGTCCCGGGTGAGCGACTCTCTCGGGCGAAGCAAACCAGCCAGCCTGGATGGAGCGCTGGCGATGCTGCGCAAAGAGATG GTGGGCTTGAGGCAGTTGGACATGTCTTTACTCTGCCAGCTCTGGTCCCTGTACGAGTCCATTCAGGAATACAAAGGCGCCTTCCAAgacatctcctcctccctgctgtcTGAGAGCTCCTTTACCACTGAGAACGGCTACTctgaagacgaggaagaggaggaggaagaggagactgaaggaggtggaagaggagagagtcaGGATGCACCCCGCTCCTCTCTGCCTCAGCCCACCCAGAACTCCCGAGACCAGTGGATAAAAGACTCCTTCCACATCCCCATATGA